The proteins below come from a single Rhizobium tropici CIAT 899 genomic window:
- a CDS encoding 3-deoxy-7-phosphoheptulonate synthase codes for MLNSTDDLRIVEITALTPPSRIIDEIPRDEAVTTTVTGARNAVHNILRDEDDRLIVVIGPCSIHDPAAALDYAARLKEQRDRFADDLEIIMRVYFEKPRTTVGWKGLINDPHLDGSYRIEEGLRIARKLLFDVNEIGLPAGCEYLDTITPQYISDLVSWGAIGARTTESQVHRQLASGLSCPVGFKNGTNGDVRIALDAIVAASQPHHFPAVTKEGLAAIASTRGNEDCHIILRGGKEPNYDAASVQSTAEQSLKVGLEPRIIIDASHANSSKNPENQPLVVTSVAEQVAAGNRRIKGMMMESNLVAGRQDLVPGKPLVYGQSITDGCIDWPTSVRTLEDLAKAVRARRQTR; via the coding sequence GTGTTGAATTCCACCGACGACTTGCGCATTGTCGAGATCACGGCGCTGACGCCGCCCTCTCGGATCATTGACGAAATCCCTCGCGACGAAGCCGTGACGACGACCGTTACCGGCGCGCGCAACGCCGTTCACAACATTCTGCGTGATGAAGACGACCGACTGATCGTCGTCATCGGCCCCTGCTCCATCCACGATCCAGCCGCAGCGCTCGATTACGCGGCGCGACTGAAAGAACAGCGGGATCGCTTCGCCGACGATCTCGAAATCATCATGCGCGTCTATTTCGAGAAACCGCGCACGACGGTGGGCTGGAAGGGCCTGATCAACGACCCGCATCTCGACGGCAGCTACCGCATCGAAGAAGGTCTGCGCATTGCCCGCAAGCTGCTGTTCGATGTCAACGAGATCGGCTTGCCGGCAGGCTGCGAATATCTCGATACGATCACGCCGCAATATATTTCCGATCTGGTGAGCTGGGGCGCGATCGGCGCGAGGACAACCGAAAGCCAGGTGCATCGGCAGCTGGCATCCGGCCTCTCCTGCCCTGTCGGTTTCAAGAACGGCACGAATGGCGATGTGCGCATCGCGCTCGACGCGATCGTCGCGGCATCACAGCCGCATCACTTCCCCGCCGTGACCAAGGAAGGTCTTGCTGCGATCGCCTCGACCCGCGGCAATGAGGACTGTCACATCATCCTGCGCGGCGGCAAAGAGCCCAACTATGATGCAGCCAGCGTGCAGTCGACGGCAGAACAGTCTCTCAAGGTGGGTCTTGAGCCACGCATCATCATCGATGCCAGCCATGCCAACAGCAGCAAGAACCCGGAAAATCAGCCGCTCGTCGTCACGTCAGTCGCCGAGCAGGTTGCAGCCGGCAACCGGCGGATCAAGGGCATGATGATGGAGAGCAATCTCGTTGCAGGCCGCCAGGATCTCGTGCCGGGCAAGCCGCTGGTCTATGGCCAGAGCATCACCGATGGCTGCATCGACTGGCCGACCTCCGTGCGTACGCTGGAAGACCTGGCAAAGGCCGTCCGGGCACGGCGCCAGACGCGCTAA
- the hisC gene encoding histidinol-phosphate transaminase, with the protein MSRFWSPIVHSLIPYVAGEQPATGDIIKLNTNESPYGPSPLALEAISKATADTLRLYPDPTARELRVTIAESFGLDKDEVFVGNGSDEVLAHTFQALLNHDEPLLFPDISYSFYPTYCRLFGVAYRQVPVDAEMRVRLEDYRQPCGAIILPNPNAPTGIGLPLADIETLLRDHPDQVVVIDEAYVDFGGESAVPLVRTYPNLLVIQTLSKSRGLAGLRVGFAVGQRPLIEALERVKDSFNSYPLDRLAQAGAVAAWKDRDWFERHRAMIIASRERLAAELGDLGFHVLPSSANFLFARHPSRPGVELAAELRSRNILVRRFSAERIDDFLRITIGTDEECDRLVAAFGEILR; encoded by the coding sequence ATGAGCCGCTTCTGGAGCCCTATTGTTCATTCCTTGATCCCCTATGTCGCCGGCGAGCAGCCAGCCACCGGCGACATAATCAAGCTCAACACCAATGAGAGCCCTTACGGTCCTTCGCCGCTTGCCCTGGAGGCGATCTCGAAGGCTACAGCCGACACACTGCGGCTCTATCCGGATCCGACGGCGCGGGAGTTGCGTGTTACAATCGCCGAGAGTTTCGGGCTCGACAAGGACGAGGTCTTCGTCGGCAATGGATCGGACGAGGTTTTGGCTCACACGTTCCAGGCGCTGCTGAACCATGATGAGCCCTTGCTTTTCCCCGACATCAGCTACAGCTTCTATCCGACCTATTGCCGCCTCTTCGGCGTGGCGTACCGGCAAGTTCCGGTCGATGCCGAAATGCGGGTCCGCCTCGAGGATTATCGCCAGCCCTGCGGTGCAATCATCCTGCCCAATCCCAATGCGCCGACAGGCATCGGCCTGCCTCTGGCGGATATTGAAACTCTTCTTAGGGATCATCCTGATCAGGTCGTCGTCATCGACGAGGCCTATGTCGATTTCGGCGGTGAGAGCGCCGTTCCGCTTGTCCGGACATATCCGAACCTCTTGGTGATCCAGACCCTGTCGAAATCGCGCGGGCTTGCCGGCTTGCGCGTCGGTTTCGCTGTCGGGCAACGGCCGCTGATCGAGGCACTGGAAAGGGTCAAGGACAGCTTCAATTCCTATCCTCTTGATCGGCTTGCTCAGGCAGGTGCCGTCGCCGCCTGGAAGGATCGGGACTGGTTCGAACGCCATCGCGCCATGATCATCGCCAGCCGGGAACGGCTGGCCGCCGAACTCGGAGATCTGGGCTTTCACGTTCTGCCGTCATCCGCCAATTTTCTCTTCGCGCGGCATCCGAGCAGGCCGGGTGTGGAACTCGCGGCAGAGCTTCGGAGCAGGAACATTCTGGTAAGACGGTTTTCCGCCGAGCGTATCGACGACTTCCTGCGCATCACGATTGGAACGGATGAGGAGTGCGACCGCCTGGTGGCGGCTTTCGGCGAGATATTGCGGTGA
- a CDS encoding pentapeptide repeat-containing protein: MRIATFFGVLALSAAFLLGSGGTALRAGDCGNVAGPGLDWSGCSKANIMLQSSDLKGANLAGAHFDSTDLSDTNLTSANLEKATLVRAWLKNAKADGANFAKIEAYRSDFSNATANGASFANAELQRAEFAGAQLKNADFQKAELGRADFDKAVLTGANFSFANLSRATLNGAVMDGSTSFSGAFMYLTRIEGLDLSNASGLQQAQVNLACGDNTTILPSWLKAPSSWPCPPDDKD; the protein is encoded by the coding sequence TTGAGAATCGCAACCTTCTTTGGGGTGCTGGCGTTGAGCGCCGCATTTCTTCTGGGTTCCGGCGGTACTGCCCTGCGCGCCGGCGATTGCGGCAATGTCGCCGGGCCGGGACTGGATTGGAGTGGCTGCAGCAAGGCCAATATCATGCTGCAGAGCAGCGACCTGAAAGGCGCCAATCTGGCCGGCGCGCATTTCGACAGCACTGATCTCAGCGACACCAACCTGACCTCGGCCAATCTCGAAAAGGCTACACTCGTGCGTGCCTGGCTGAAGAATGCCAAGGCCGATGGCGCCAACTTCGCCAAGATCGAGGCATACCGCTCCGATTTCAGCAACGCTACTGCCAACGGCGCGTCCTTTGCCAATGCCGAATTGCAGCGGGCCGAATTTGCCGGCGCACAGCTGAAGAACGCTGATTTTCAGAAAGCGGAGCTCGGCCGCGCCGATTTCGACAAGGCCGTACTGACGGGAGCGAATTTCTCCTTCGCCAATCTCTCGCGCGCGACCTTGAACGGTGCGGTGATGGACGGATCGACTTCCTTCAGCGGCGCCTTCATGTATTTGACGCGCATCGAGGGTCTCGATCTGTCGAACGCAAGCGGTTTGCAGCAGGCCCAGGTCAATCTGGCTTGCGGGGACAATACGACCATATTGCCGTCTTGGCTGAAGGCGCCGTCCAGCTGGCCTTGCCCTCCCGACGATAAGGACTGA
- a CDS encoding DUF1499 domain-containing protein has protein sequence MTIRFDRPVSHAARAARLIASFASVLCGVTLIGHRFAPLETPYFVLLLLISAGCAILAVLLALVGLAQLWQSAAIGGVSAVKALVYAALPLAILGLGVERYWTRPHIYEISTDLNDPPDWLATPDTRQLWLPPRHLVTQQEREAQFEAYPALISRRYEGASDRVLEAVRKVAHDRHITIVKAEGADVADPNGNVKPKRRTRPQTVNPAQDGSAAGDVPAIVPVPTPRPFRDGVAELIRQNTDVILQGETRTRIFGLPCDILIRIREEAETTLVDIRVASRYGQDDLGVSADLADDYLKALDAELLGIAGS, from the coding sequence ATGACCATTCGTTTCGACCGTCCTGTTTCACATGCCGCCCGTGCCGCGCGTTTGATCGCTTCATTTGCATCGGTGCTCTGTGGCGTGACGCTGATCGGCCACCGTTTTGCGCCGCTGGAAACGCCTTATTTCGTCCTGCTGCTACTGATTTCTGCCGGCTGCGCGATCCTGGCGGTGCTGCTGGCGCTGGTCGGCCTGGCGCAGCTCTGGCAGAGCGCTGCCATTGGCGGCGTCTCCGCCGTCAAGGCGCTTGTCTATGCCGCTCTGCCGCTCGCCATTCTCGGCCTCGGTGTCGAGCGTTACTGGACGCGCCCGCATATTTATGAGATTTCGACCGACCTCAACGATCCGCCGGACTGGCTGGCGACCCCGGATACACGGCAACTGTGGCTGCCGCCGCGCCATCTGGTCACGCAGCAGGAACGCGAGGCGCAGTTCGAGGCCTATCCCGCCTTGATCAGCCGGCGTTATGAAGGTGCGTCCGACCGCGTGTTGGAAGCGGTGCGCAAGGTCGCGCATGATCGCCACATCACCATCGTCAAGGCTGAAGGCGCCGATGTCGCGGATCCGAACGGCAACGTAAAGCCGAAACGCCGTACACGCCCGCAGACCGTCAATCCGGCGCAGGACGGCAGCGCCGCCGGCGATGTGCCTGCCATCGTTCCGGTGCCGACCCCGCGTCCTTTCCGTGATGGAGTGGCGGAACTCATCCGCCAGAATACCGACGTCATCCTGCAGGGTGAAACACGAACCCGCATCTTCGGCCTGCCATGCGATATATTGATCCGCATTCGCGAGGAGGCGGAAACGACGCTCGTCGATATTCGCGTCGCCTCCCGCTACGGCCAGGATGATCTCGGCGTCAGCGCCGATCTGGCCGATGACTATCTGAAGGCACTGGATGCGGAATTGCTCGGCATCGCCGGAAGCTGA
- a CDS encoding LysR family transcriptional regulator, whose translation MDRLSGLTAFVRTADLGSFAAAGRVLGLSASAVGKAVSNLEHQLGVRLLQRSTRSIRLTEEGRLFHERCRRVLDDLEDAQASLAQAVAVPRGRLRVSVPIVSYHFLLPVVPEFVVRYPEVELDIDFNDRIVDMIEEGVDVAIRSGDLPDSRLISRTLRPFQMLLCAAPSYLERLGIPDCPRALNEHLAVRFRFPNSGKLQDWPLTMPEGEPELRMRTAFSCNNMEAVRGATVAGLGIGCMPDFLVRSTLAEGTLRTVLDDFIDEPGHFHLLWPSNRHMSPKVRVFVDFLSERLFAKSCDVLPATTAA comes from the coding sequence ATGGATCGTTTGAGCGGCCTGACGGCCTTTGTTCGCACCGCGGATCTCGGCAGCTTTGCCGCTGCCGGACGCGTGCTCGGCCTTTCGGCATCCGCCGTCGGCAAGGCGGTCAGCAATCTGGAGCATCAGCTTGGCGTCCGGCTGCTGCAGCGTTCCACGCGCAGCATCCGGTTGACCGAGGAGGGGCGTCTCTTTCATGAACGCTGCCGGCGGGTGCTCGACGATCTCGAGGATGCGCAGGCTTCGCTTGCGCAGGCGGTCGCCGTGCCGCGCGGGCGGTTGCGTGTCAGCGTGCCCATCGTCAGCTATCACTTCCTCTTGCCCGTCGTGCCGGAATTCGTGGTCCGTTATCCCGAGGTCGAACTCGACATCGATTTCAACGACCGCATCGTCGACATGATCGAGGAGGGCGTCGATGTTGCGATCCGCAGCGGCGATCTGCCGGATTCGCGGCTGATATCGCGTACCTTGCGGCCGTTTCAGATGCTGCTCTGCGCTGCGCCCAGCTATCTCGAACGCCTCGGCATTCCCGATTGCCCCCGCGCACTCAACGAGCATCTGGCCGTCAGGTTTCGCTTTCCCAACAGCGGCAAGCTGCAGGATTGGCCACTGACCATGCCGGAAGGTGAGCCGGAGCTGCGGATGCGGACAGCCTTCTCCTGCAACAATATGGAGGCAGTGCGCGGCGCGACCGTTGCCGGCCTCGGCATCGGCTGTATGCCGGATTTCCTCGTGCGCAGTACGCTTGCGGAAGGAACGCTCAGAACCGTTCTCGATGATTTTATCGACGAACCCGGCCATTTCCATCTGCTCTGGCCGTCCAATCGCCATATGTCGCCCAAGGTTCGGGTTTTCGTCGATTTTCTGAGCGAGCGGTTGTTTGCAAAGAGCTGTGATGTTTTGCCGGCGACGACCGCTGCCTGA
- the msrB gene encoding peptide-methionine (R)-S-oxide reductase MsrB codes for MGKYSKTAEAVAKLTPEQYRVTQQSGTERPGSGEYLYNKQSGIYVDIVSGEPLFASADKFDSGCGWPSFTKPIEPANVSELTDKSHGMIRVEVRSANGDSHLGHVFPDGPIDRGGLRYCINSASLRFVPRDRMEAEGYGAYIDQVEDVR; via the coding sequence ATGGGCAAATACAGCAAGACGGCAGAGGCAGTAGCCAAGCTTACCCCTGAGCAGTATCGCGTGACGCAGCAGAGCGGCACGGAACGTCCCGGCTCCGGCGAATATCTCTACAACAAGCAGTCCGGCATCTATGTCGACATCGTCTCCGGCGAGCCGCTTTTTGCCTCGGCCGACAAGTTCGATTCCGGCTGCGGCTGGCCGAGTTTTACCAAACCGATTGAACCCGCCAACGTCAGCGAATTGACCGACAAGTCGCATGGCATGATCCGCGTCGAAGTACGCTCGGCCAATGGCGATAGCCATCTGGGCCATGTTTTCCCGGATGGGCCGATCGATCGCGGCGGCCTGCGCTATTGCATCAATTCCGCCTCGCTCCGCTTCGTGCCGCGTGACCGCATGGAAGCAGAGGGCTATGGTGCCTATATTGATCAAGTGGAGGATGTAAGATGA
- a CDS encoding porin, whose amino-acid sequence MNIKSLLLGSAAALAAVSGAHAADAIVAAEPEPLEYVRICDAYGAGYFFIPGSETCLKIGGYVRTEGKWYDAYNPDSHNGTLWHTRAHLSLDTATDTEYGPLKTNTVIRFDWQDGGATTTKLLFANISLGGFLVGKADSQYNSYIGYAGGVINDDVVNDGPYELNQLTYNYDAGNGFTAVVSVEDSNSGSGAKGVNGEDSTNHYIPDVVAGAGYKAGNFGFKIVGGYDSIVEEGAIKARVDADFGVFKAFLMGGWNTDGDKLNKYANANGAGPAKGIGWGDWAVWGGVTVPINEKLQANAQVAYTDSKIFAATANVKWNPVKNLQITPEVSYTNWDSINQDQWAGVLRFQRSF is encoded by the coding sequence ATGAACATCAAGAGCCTTCTTCTCGGCTCCGCTGCTGCCCTGGCAGCAGTTTCTGGCGCTCACGCAGCCGACGCTATCGTTGCTGCCGAGCCGGAACCGCTCGAATACGTCCGCATCTGCGACGCATATGGCGCTGGCTACTTCTTCATCCCGGGCTCGGAAACCTGCCTCAAGATCGGCGGTTATGTCCGTACCGAAGGCAAGTGGTACGATGCCTACAACCCGGACAGCCATAACGGTACGCTGTGGCACACGCGTGCTCATCTGAGCCTCGACACGGCAACCGACACTGAATACGGTCCGCTGAAGACCAACACGGTCATCCGCTTCGACTGGCAGGATGGCGGCGCGACCACCACGAAGCTGCTGTTCGCAAACATCAGCCTCGGCGGTTTCCTCGTCGGTAAGGCTGACTCCCAGTACAACTCGTACATCGGTTACGCTGGCGGCGTCATCAACGACGACGTGGTCAATGACGGCCCGTACGAACTCAACCAGTTGACCTACAACTACGACGCCGGCAACGGCTTCACGGCTGTGGTCTCGGTTGAAGACAGCAATTCCGGTTCGGGCGCTAAGGGCGTCAACGGCGAAGACAGCACCAACCACTACATCCCTGACGTTGTTGCCGGTGCTGGTTACAAGGCTGGCAACTTCGGCTTCAAGATCGTCGGCGGTTACGACTCGATCGTCGAAGAAGGCGCCATCAAGGCTCGCGTCGATGCCGACTTCGGCGTCTTCAAGGCCTTCTTGATGGGCGGCTGGAACACCGATGGCGACAAGCTGAACAAGTACGCAAACGCCAACGGCGCCGGCCCTGCCAAGGGTATCGGCTGGGGCGATTGGGCTGTTTGGGGCGGCGTCACCGTTCCGATCAACGAAAAGCTGCAGGCTAACGCTCAGGTTGCTTACACCGACTCGAAGATCTTCGCCGCTACGGCGAACGTCAAGTGGAACCCGGTCAAGAACCTCCAGATCACGCCGGAAGTTTCCTACACCAACTGGGACTCCATCAATCAGGACCAGTGGGCTGGCGTTCTCCGCTTCCAGCGCAGCTTCTAA
- a CDS encoding GAF domain-containing protein gives MFAEKAVQHDSKPEFYRELADQLKALLDGEHDWIANAANTSALIYQMLPDLNWAGFYFLQREEGLVLGPFQGKPACVRIAVGRGVCGTAVERAQSILVEDVHAFPGHIACDAASRSELVVPLLRNGKVFGVIDLDSPLLGRFDGDDQAGIEALAAIYAASSEANR, from the coding sequence ATGTTTGCAGAAAAAGCGGTCCAGCACGACAGCAAGCCCGAATTCTATCGAGAACTTGCGGATCAGCTGAAGGCCTTGCTTGATGGTGAGCACGATTGGATTGCCAACGCGGCCAACACCTCTGCATTGATCTACCAGATGCTGCCGGACCTCAATTGGGCGGGCTTCTATTTCCTTCAGCGGGAAGAGGGGCTTGTGCTGGGGCCGTTCCAGGGAAAGCCAGCCTGTGTCCGCATTGCCGTCGGTCGCGGCGTCTGCGGGACGGCGGTCGAAAGGGCGCAGTCGATCCTCGTCGAGGACGTGCATGCCTTTCCCGGTCACATTGCCTGCGATGCGGCCTCGCGCTCGGAGCTGGTCGTGCCGCTCCTTCGCAATGGAAAGGTCTTCGGCGTCATCGATCTCGACAGCCCGCTTCTCGGCCGCTTCGATGGTGACGATCAGGCCGGCATCGAGGCGCTTGCCGCCATTTATGCCGCCTCAAGCGAAGCGAATAGGTAA
- a CDS encoding DUF6314 family protein codes for MMKGSAGTDRLNLYLGTWEVKRRILDRFNRSLLTFEGQAFVTPVQFEEHGDTRSDQATLRSSRTYRLDEAVDNLVVLFPNLSEFIRIGDGAAQRVAHHCGDDLYRGRLFFRSPDSWAEMWQVRGPRKNYLSLAHYRRI; via the coding sequence ATGATGAAAGGATCGGCCGGTACTGACCGGCTGAACCTCTATCTCGGCACATGGGAGGTGAAGCGGCGAATCCTCGATCGCTTCAACCGCTCCCTGCTCACATTCGAAGGGCAGGCGTTTGTCACGCCTGTCCAGTTCGAAGAACACGGCGATACGCGAAGCGACCAGGCGACGCTGAGAAGCAGCCGCACCTATCGGCTTGATGAAGCGGTCGATAATCTCGTCGTGCTCTTCCCCAATCTTTCCGAATTTATTCGCATCGGTGACGGCGCCGCGCAGCGTGTCGCACATCATTGCGGTGACGATCTTTACCGGGGTCGCCTGTTCTTTCGCTCGCCCGACTCCTGGGCGGAGATGTGGCAAGTGCGCGGACCCAGAAAGAACTATCTGAGCCTCGCGCACTACCGACGCATTTGA
- the msrA gene encoding peptide-methionine (S)-S-oxide reductase MsrA, with product MTTERAVLAGGCFWGMQDLIRRYNGVISTRVGYSGGDVRNATYRNHGTHAEAIEIIFDPQKISYRDLLEFFFQIHDPSTRNRQGNDVGLSYRSAIFYTSEEQKQVALDTIADVDASGLWPGKVVTEVAPVGDFWQAEPEHQDYLERYPNGYTCHFVRPGWKLPRRQADATQRAAS from the coding sequence ATGACAACGGAACGTGCAGTTCTCGCCGGCGGTTGCTTCTGGGGTATGCAGGATCTCATCCGCCGTTACAACGGCGTCATCTCGACGCGCGTCGGCTACAGCGGCGGCGATGTCCGCAACGCCACTTATCGCAACCATGGCACCCATGCCGAGGCGATCGAAATCATTTTCGATCCGCAGAAGATCAGCTATCGCGATCTATTGGAATTCTTCTTCCAGATCCATGATCCCTCCACTCGCAATCGTCAGGGCAACGATGTCGGCTTGAGCTACCGCTCGGCGATCTTCTACACCAGCGAAGAGCAGAAACAGGTCGCGCTTGATACGATCGCCGATGTCGACGCTTCCGGCCTATGGCCCGGCAAGGTCGTCACCGAGGTCGCGCCGGTCGGCGACTTCTGGCAGGCAGAACCGGAGCACCAGGATTATCTGGAGCGCTATCCGAACGGCTATACCTGCCATTTTGTCCGGCCCGGCTGGAAACTGCCCCGCCGGCAGGCTGACGCAACGCAGCGTGCGGCCTCATGA
- a CDS encoding MBL fold metallo-hydrolase, with product MSTPDFDLAFEPAYGRAVPIAPGIERMTVNNPSAFTFHGTNSYIVGTSSVAVIDPGPENDEHFAALMAALKGREVTHIFVSHTHRDHSPLAKRLKEATGALTAGEGPHRAARPLHQGEVNPFAESSDMEFQPDIVLADGQSVAGDGWQLTALLTPGHTANHACFALDGTGIVFSADHVMAWATSIVAPPDGSMADYMTSLERLLARDDRLFLPGHGGPVKEPASFLRGLRTHRRMRERAVLERIKAGDRLIPDMVKAIYRDTDPRLHGAAALSVLAHLEDLVEKGQVETDGPPALFGAYRPA from the coding sequence ATGAGCACGCCGGACTTCGACCTCGCCTTCGAACCCGCCTATGGCCGGGCCGTTCCCATTGCGCCCGGCATCGAGCGGATGACGGTCAACAACCCCAGCGCCTTCACGTTCCACGGCACTAACAGCTACATCGTCGGCACCTCCTCCGTCGCCGTCATCGATCCCGGTCCGGAGAATGATGAGCATTTCGCTGCCCTGATGGCGGCGCTGAAAGGACGTGAGGTCACGCATATCTTCGTCAGCCACACCCATCGCGATCACTCGCCGCTGGCCAAGCGATTGAAAGAAGCAACTGGGGCACTGACCGCCGGCGAAGGGCCGCACCGCGCGGCGCGTCCGCTCCATCAGGGCGAGGTCAATCCTTTTGCCGAAAGCTCCGACATGGAATTCCAGCCGGATATCGTGCTTGCCGATGGCCAAAGCGTCGCCGGAGACGGCTGGCAGCTGACGGCGCTGCTGACGCCGGGCCATACGGCCAACCACGCCTGCTTCGCGCTCGACGGCACAGGCATCGTCTTCTCGGCCGATCATGTCATGGCCTGGGCGACCTCGATCGTCGCGCCGCCGGATGGCTCCATGGCGGATTATATGACCTCGCTGGAACGTCTTCTTGCCCGCGACGACCGGTTGTTTCTGCCCGGTCACGGCGGTCCGGTAAAGGAGCCAGCCTCCTTCCTACGCGGCCTCAGAACCCACCGCCGCATGCGCGAGCGCGCCGTGCTGGAGCGCATCAAGGCCGGCGACCGGCTGATCCCGGACATGGTGAAAGCCATCTATCGCGATACGGACCCGCGCCTGCATGGCGCAGCCGCCCTTTCGGTGCTGGCACATCTGGAAGACCTGGTCGAGAAGGGTCAGGTGGAAACCGATGGACCGCCGGCGCTTTTCGGGGCCTATCGCCCGGCTTGA
- the cysN gene encoding sulfate adenylyltransferase subunit CysN, whose amino-acid sequence MTVNANVVTIPAVGPAAETAKALRDSRPLRLITCGSVDDGKSTLIGRLLWDTKAVKEDQAATLQRDSTGKQNDLGLPDFALLLDGLQAEREQGITIDVAYRYFSTDKRSFIVADTPGHEQYTRNMATGASTADLAVLLVDARMGILEQTRRHATIASLLGIKQFVLAVNKIDLTNYDRAGFEKISNDFREFALSLGVKQITAIPMSALKGENVVYSGQAVMPWYNGPTLVEALELATVRSAQTVGFRLSVQRVSRPGESFRGYQGTVAGGSVKPGDSVMILPSGMVANVSKIVTFDLVRNAAVAGDAITLVLDRQVDVSRGDMIVAIDSQPQTGLSFDAQIVALQPEGIEPGKRYWLKSGSRRQRVQVQPIAQLELKTGAWAPAQALWMNAIGKVRLTFDESAIFDPYEQNRSTGSFILIDPESNNTVAGGMITGKRSDVGGIHKDGQRVLLSLPADLAEQIMASELFASRRDETDVRRVTAAQAAEIWANAASDI is encoded by the coding sequence ATGACCGTCAACGCAAACGTCGTCACAATTCCCGCTGTCGGGCCTGCTGCCGAAACGGCCAAAGCCCTTCGCGATTCGCGCCCGCTTCGCCTGATTACCTGCGGCAGCGTCGATGACGGCAAATCGACGCTGATCGGCCGTCTCCTCTGGGATACCAAGGCGGTCAAGGAAGACCAGGCTGCCACGCTTCAGCGTGATTCCACCGGCAAGCAGAACGATCTCGGCCTGCCCGACTTCGCACTGCTGCTCGACGGACTGCAGGCCGAGCGCGAACAGGGCATCACCATCGATGTCGCCTATCGCTATTTCTCGACCGACAAGCGCTCCTTCATCGTTGCCGACACGCCCGGCCACGAGCAGTACACCCGCAACATGGCAACCGGCGCCTCCACCGCCGACCTCGCCGTGCTGTTGGTCGATGCGCGCATGGGTATCCTCGAGCAGACCCGCCGCCATGCGACGATCGCGTCGCTGCTCGGCATCAAGCAGTTCGTGCTCGCCGTCAACAAGATCGACCTGACGAATTACGACCGCGCCGGCTTCGAGAAGATCTCCAACGACTTCCGCGAATTTGCGCTTTCGCTCGGCGTCAAGCAGATCACGGCCATCCCGATGTCGGCGCTGAAGGGCGAAAATGTCGTCTATTCCGGCCAGGCTGTCATGCCCTGGTACAACGGCCCGACCTTGGTCGAGGCGCTGGAACTGGCGACCGTTCGCTCGGCGCAGACGGTCGGCTTCCGACTTTCGGTGCAGCGCGTCTCCCGCCCTGGTGAGAGCTTCCGCGGCTATCAGGGCACGGTCGCCGGCGGCTCGGTGAAGCCGGGCGACAGCGTCATGATCCTGCCGTCGGGCATGGTCGCCAATGTCTCGAAGATCGTCACATTCGATCTCGTGCGCAACGCGGCGGTCGCCGGCGATGCCATCACGCTCGTTCTCGACCGCCAGGTCGACGTATCGCGTGGTGACATGATCGTCGCCATCGACAGCCAGCCGCAGACCGGCCTCTCCTTCGACGCGCAAATCGTCGCCCTGCAGCCTGAGGGCATCGAGCCTGGCAAGCGCTACTGGTTGAAGAGCGGCAGCCGCCGCCAGCGCGTACAGGTGCAGCCGATTGCCCAGCTTGAGCTGAAGACCGGCGCATGGGCTCCGGCGCAGGCGCTCTGGATGAACGCGATCGGCAAGGTCCGCCTGACCTTCGATGAGAGCGCCATCTTCGATCCCTATGAGCAGAACCGCTCGACCGGCTCCTTCATCCTGATCGATCCGGAAAGCAACAACACGGTTGCGGGCGGCATGATCACCGGCAAGCGTTCCGATGTCGGCGGCATCCACAAGGATGGCCAGCGCGTCCTCCTGTCCCTGCCCGCCGATCTCGCCGAGCAGATCATGGCAAGCGAACTCTTCGCCAGCCGCCGCGATGAAACGGATGTGCGCCGCGTCACCGCCGCACAGGCCGCAGAAATCTGGGCGAACGCGGCAAGCGACATCTGA
- a CDS encoding cupin domain-containing protein has product MSQFRARPPAVPTVLLDDAVCRITRWDFEPGADTGHHVHGLGYVVVPMTDCQFLLEEPGGDRRVDIAKGAAYRREAGAEHNVVNAGTEPMSFIEIEYKQS; this is encoded by the coding sequence ATGAGCCAGTTTCGCGCGCGCCCTCCGGCCGTCCCCACCGTACTTCTCGACGATGCCGTCTGCCGCATCACGCGCTGGGATTTCGAGCCGGGCGCCGATACCGGGCATCATGTCCATGGCCTCGGCTATGTCGTGGTGCCGATGACCGATTGCCAGTTTCTGCTGGAGGAGCCGGGCGGCGACAGGCGGGTCGATATTGCCAAGGGCGCCGCCTATCGGCGTGAGGCAGGCGCCGAGCACAATGTCGTCAATGCCGGCACCGAGCCGATGTCATTCATCGAAATCGAATACAAGCAATCATGA